A single region of the Streptococcus sanguinis genome encodes:
- a CDS encoding TetR/AcrR family transcriptional regulator: MAQRKDKSQAMREKILNTATQLFIQKGPEKTSMQDIAQTAGISKGAIYHHFKSKDEIVLAVMSSRQELMEEEMKQWLKATENLTGREQLQTILKSNLESQTARAIDGIILGEYEKDAGFILTMMRDNLRIGASVVSDIIKKGMADGSLQTEYPDQAAEVFLLLVNFWMHGTVFESDPEKLPERFHFLQFMMTSIGMDIFDDELMQLFSQRNKA, translated from the coding sequence ATGGCGCAACGAAAAGACAAATCCCAGGCCATGAGAGAAAAAATTTTAAATACAGCGACCCAGCTCTTTATCCAAAAGGGGCCCGAAAAGACCAGTATGCAGGACATCGCCCAGACGGCAGGCATTTCCAAGGGGGCTATCTACCATCATTTCAAGTCAAAAGATGAGATTGTCCTGGCGGTGATGAGTAGCCGGCAGGAGCTGATGGAAGAAGAGATGAAGCAGTGGCTCAAGGCTACGGAAAATCTGACTGGCAGAGAGCAGCTGCAAACCATCCTCAAGTCCAATCTGGAAAGTCAGACAGCCCGGGCCATAGATGGCATCATTTTGGGTGAGTATGAGAAGGACGCGGGCTTTATTTTGACCATGATGCGGGACAATCTGCGGATAGGCGCCTCTGTGGTCAGTGACATTATCAAAAAAGGCATGGCAGATGGCTCCCTTCAGACCGAGTATCCGGACCAGGCTGCAGAAGTTTTTCTGCTGCTGGTGAATTTTTGGATGCATGGGACCGTTTTTGAAAGCGATCCTGAAAAACTGCCAGAACGCTTCCATTTTCTGCAGTTTATGATGACCTCGATCGGCATGGATATCTTTGATGATGAGCTCATGCAGCTCTTTAGCCAGAGAAATAAGGCATAA
- a CDS encoding CPBP family intramembrane glutamic endopeptidase — protein MNTQTHVEPETRHILPFLAWTFGISWSAWLILYILTALKLTSGAQPLGFALNFIGGFGPTLGTFISLKISHPKKMLDFIFSHAKGWWIYMLVFCLVRVLTLFIANPALPPLNAILMFPLGWTFVTFAGGGNEEIGWRGLLQPALEKKFSFPLATVITALVWVAWHLPLWLIPGTSQGQVSLLFYLSFGILLCFCLAVLYKQTASVFACMVFHGCINFAQATIVGSATNGGRYLSFQAANLIMTALLVGWWYWKGNRKGVQKDAG, from the coding sequence ATGAACACACAAACACATGTAGAGCCAGAGACAAGGCATATCCTGCCCTTTCTGGCCTGGACTTTTGGCATTAGCTGGTCTGCCTGGCTGATTCTGTATATTTTAACCGCCCTGAAGCTGACCAGCGGAGCCCAGCCTTTGGGCTTTGCTCTCAATTTCATCGGGGGCTTCGGACCGACCTTGGGAACTTTTATCAGCCTCAAAATTTCTCATCCTAAGAAGATGCTGGACTTTATCTTCTCCCATGCCAAAGGCTGGTGGATTTACATGCTGGTCTTCTGTCTGGTTCGGGTTTTGACCCTTTTTATCGCTAATCCAGCCTTGCCGCCCCTGAATGCCATTCTGATGTTTCCCCTGGGCTGGACCTTTGTCACCTTTGCTGGAGGCGGCAATGAAGAGATTGGCTGGCGGGGCCTCCTGCAGCCGGCTCTGGAGAAAAAATTCTCCTTCCCTCTGGCAACTGTCATCACGGCTCTGGTCTGGGTGGCCTGGCATCTGCCCCTCTGGCTGATTCCGGGAACGAGTCAAGGTCAGGTTTCTTTGCTCTTCTATCTCTCCTTTGGTATCTTGCTCTGTTTCTGTCTGGCGGTTCTCTACAAGCAGACGGCCTCTGTCTTTGCCTGCATGGTCTTTCACGGCTGCATTAACTTTGCTCAGGCGACGATTGTCGGCAGTGCTACAAATGGCGGAAGGTATCTCAGCTTCCAGGCTGCTAATCTGATCATGACCGCTCTGCTGGTCGGCTGGTGGTATTGGAAGGGCAACCGGAAAGGAGTTCAGAAAGATGCAGGCTAA
- the dinB gene encoding DNA polymerase IV has product MLIFPLINDTSRKIIHIDMDAFFASVEERDNPKLKGHPVIIGSDPRLTGGRGVVSTCNYEARKFGVHSAMSSKEAYERCPQGIFISGNYEKYQAVGLQIREIFKRYTDLIEPMSIDEAYLDVTENKLGIKSAVKIAKLIQYDIWNELHLTASAGVSYNKFLAKIASDYEKPHGLTVILPEEAEVFLASMDIAKFHGVGKKSVEKLHEMGVYTGGDLLKIPEMTLIDKFGRFGFDLYRKARGISNSPVKSNRIRKSIGKERTYAKLLYSEEDIKKELTLLAQKVENSLTKHDKKGRTIVLKIRYADFSTLTKRKSLNLATRDKEQIERTAHEIYDSLEEQPRGIRLLGLTVTGFE; this is encoded by the coding sequence ATGCTGATTTTTCCACTGATTAACGATACATCTCGGAAGATTATCCACATTGATATGGATGCTTTTTTCGCTTCGGTGGAAGAGCGGGATAACCCTAAGCTAAAGGGGCATCCGGTCATCATCGGCAGCGACCCACGCTTGACTGGCGGTCGTGGTGTCGTCTCTACCTGCAATTATGAGGCCAGAAAGTTCGGAGTTCATTCGGCTATGAGCTCCAAGGAAGCCTATGAGCGTTGCCCTCAAGGAATTTTTATCTCGGGGAATTACGAAAAATATCAGGCGGTCGGCTTGCAGATCCGAGAAATTTTCAAACGCTATACGGACTTGATTGAGCCAATGAGCATCGACGAGGCTTATCTGGATGTAACGGAAAACAAGCTTGGGATTAAATCCGCAGTCAAAATAGCCAAGCTGATTCAGTACGATATCTGGAATGAACTCCATCTGACAGCTTCGGCAGGCGTTTCTTATAATAAGTTTCTGGCCAAGATTGCCAGTGATTATGAGAAGCCTCATGGTCTGACTGTTATTCTACCCGAAGAGGCTGAGGTCTTTCTGGCGTCAATGGATATTGCCAAGTTTCATGGAGTTGGTAAGAAAAGCGTTGAAAAACTGCATGAAATGGGAGTTTATACTGGTGGAGATCTGCTCAAGATACCAGAAATGACCTTGATTGATAAGTTTGGTCGCTTTGGTTTCGATCTCTACCGGAAAGCGCGTGGCATCAGTAATAGTCCAGTCAAGTCCAATCGTATCCGTAAGTCGATTGGGAAGGAGCGAACCTATGCCAAACTGCTCTATAGTGAGGAGGACATCAAGAAAGAGCTGACCTTGTTGGCTCAGAAGGTAGAAAATAGCCTGACTAAGCATGATAAGAAAGGACGAACCATCGTTCTGAAAATTCGTTATGCCGATTTCTCCACCTTGACTAAAAGGAAAAGTTTGAATCTAGCCACTCGAGACAAGGAGCAAATCGAGCGAACTGCGCATGAGATATACGATAGCTTGGAAGAACAACCACGAGGTATTCGTCTGCTAGGACTGACAGTGACGGGGTTTGAATAA